A part of Aegilops tauschii subsp. strangulata cultivar AL8/78 chromosome 2, Aet v6.0, whole genome shotgun sequence genomic DNA contains:
- the LOC109774267 gene encoding disease resistance protein Pik-2 isoform X2, with protein sequence MADLVVGMAKSVVDGALTKAQAAIEEDTKLRQSAQRNLVFITGEFQMMKSFLNIADSERLKNPVVRTWVLQIRELAYDVEDCIEFVVHLDKKNRWWLRVLKPASWFLRPCVDLSRLLSLDLAVVELEQLKARVEDVSSRNARYSLINSDSVSKPATTAAQPASGDTVGMMAVNRLIQAANTDREELNITRLLPKKDHDLGVISIWGTGVGDLGMPSIAWNTYTDKETCKNFVWRAWVKLTHPFDPQEFIHSLTAQFHANSCKEEPASSPGGRKKMEDDFKQLLTENRYLVVLEDLSTVAEWAAIKRFFPKEKNGSCIILSTQQFEVASLSVGHPYQVLHLNQLSAADHSVYAFFTEYDGDRGMTSQTGQAGNSCKRAAANRWIYEHPLVGRELDMKDLDRNVITTRGRSYQVMSVWGFTGVGKSALVMNTYCKEILKGDFQKYAWVDVSHPFNLWDFSRTLLSSFGSRKLQDSEHTHLYSMGSQNPIPQCREILTQQTCLVIIDGLQSTIEWDLIKAELVSGSNRRNVIIIVTTEQEIATYCRGDKGHLVLNVKGLEADTAVELFEKVSKKGKVAEIGELTSICGGLPKVIVEIAGSFAKNTDRWKDALSNNKKFMLELENNGEFLSLRGLLDWMNSSFRNYADSLKSCILYLPVFPRNHLIRRRRLVRRWIAEGYSRDNHEESAEMVGEEHFNDLVDLRIIQQSSLLGMDDTRMDFCQVNGFFREYIVSHQMEGNLVLELRGNCVLTSQRTGRHLAISENWVRDRIVFESIDFSRLRSLTVFGKWKSFFIYQGMKLLRVLDLEDASEVEHSDLKKMVKFMCRLKFLSLRGHHEIKHLPSSIGDLRQLESLDVRHTSILTLPESIIKLQKLQYIRAGTKAPSRKTPTPHHLLSQLSSYCSGRQPVGVVVPPGIGKLTALHTLGVINVRASGTKAVLEDAKKLTHLRKLGVSGINKNNSNKFFLAISDILQLESLSVQIEDNNESCLNGTALPLESLRSLKLYGLGDRLPDWRAQLTKLTKMDLEIAKLTEDHVSMQPEGRREHTSGVIKFLSELPGLCILRLRVHHLQDNQLDVSIIYNDLELDSFEKLKIFEIACSFSSKVTFGEKTMKKLEQLKFECCSGSTFFGLEYLAELKEVLLKGARDEQLMSEINAKLENHPKVKKPVVKLEEKPSSS encoded by the exons ATGGCGGACCTTGTGGTTGGCATGGCTAAGTCGGTGGTGGATGGGGCGCTGACCAAGGCCCAGGCGGCGATCGAGGAGGATACAAAGCTGCGGCAGAGCGCCCAGCGTAACCTGGTGTTCATCACTGGCGAGTTCCAGATGATGAAATCATTTCTCAACATCGCTGACAGCGAGCGCCTGAAAAATCCGGTGGTGAGGACGTGGGTGTTGCAGATCCGCGAGCTGGCCTACGACGTGGAGGACTGCATCGAGTTCGTCGTCCACCTCGACAAGAAGAACCGCTGGTGGCTCCGCGTCCTCAAACCTGCGAGCTGGTTCCTCAGGCCCTGCGTGGATCTGAGTCGGCTGCTATCACTCGACTTGGCAGTCGTCGAGCTTGAACAGCTCAAGGCTAGGGTGGAGGATGTCAGCAGCAGGAACGCGCGTTACAGCCTCATCAACAGTGACTCCGTGTCCAAGCCGGCCACCACCGCGGCTCAACCGGCTTCCGGCGATACCGTCGGCATGATGGCAGTCAACAGGCTCATTCAGGCAGCGAACACTGACCGAGAGGAGCTAAATATCACCCGCCTACTCCCCAAGAAAGACCATGACCTCGGAGTGATTTCGATCTGGGGTACCGGGGTTGGTGATCTTGGCATGCCATCCATCGCCTGGAACACCTACACTGATAAAGAGACCTGCAAAAACTTCGTCTGGCGTGCCTGGGTGAAGCTGACGCATCCGTTTGATCCCCAAGAGTTCATCCATTCTTTGACGGCTCAGTTCCATGCAAACTCTTGCAAAGAGGAACCAGCATCATCCCCTGGTGGCCGAAAGAAGATGGAGGACGACTTCAAGCAGCTTCTCACGGAGAATAGGTACCTAGTTGTGCTGGAAGACCTTTCCACTGTGGCAGAGTGGGCTGCTATCAAGAGGTTCTTTCCAAAGGAGAAGAATGGAAGCTGCATCATCTTGTCCACGCAGCAATTCGAGGTGGCAAGCTTGTCTGTGGGACATCCATACCAAGTATTGCATCTGAACCAGCTGTCAGCTGCTGACCACTCTGTCTATGCCTTCTTTACGGAG TACGATGGAGATAGAGGCATGACCAGCCAAACTGGGCAAGCAGGCAACAGCTGTAAAAGAGCAGCAGCCAACAGGTGGATTTACGAGCATCCTCTTGTTGGGCGTGAGTTAGATATGAAGGATCTTGACAGAAATGTAATTACCACCCGAGGTAGAAGCTACCAAGTTATGTCCGTGTGGGGATTTACTGGGGTTGGAAAATCAGCTCTCGTCATGAACACGTACTGCAAGGAAATTCTTAAGGGCGACTTTCAGAAGTATGCTTGGGTGGATGTATCACATCCTTTCAATTTATGGGACTTCTCTCGAACCTTACTTTCTAGTTTTGGTTCTAGAAAACTTCAAGACAGTGAGCATACACACTTGTATTCGATGGGAAGCCAAAATCCCATTCCACAGTGTCGTGAGATTCTGACGCAGCAAACATGCCTGGTTATTATTGATGGACTGCAGTCCACAATAGAATGGGATCTCATAAAAGCTGAGTTGGTGTCGGGATCTAATCGTCGGAACGTTATCATCATCGTTACAACTGAACAAGAAATCGCCACTTATTGCCGCGGAGATAAGGGACACTTGGTGCTTAATGTCAAAGGTCTAGAAGCCGACACAGCTGTTGAACTCTTCGAGAAG GTATCCAAGAAGGGTAAAGTGGCAGAGATAGGAGAACTTACTTCAATATGTGGAGGACTTCCCAAAGTAATAGTTGAGATAGCTGGCTCATTCGCCAAAAACACAGATCGATGGAAAGATGCACTTTCTAACAATAAAAAATTTATGCTAGAGCTAGAGAACAATGGAGAGTTTCTCAGTCTAAGGGGTCTACTGGATTGGATGAATTCGTCCTTCCGCAATTACGCAGATTCTCTCAAGTCGTGTATCTTATATTTACCAGTTTTCCCCAGAAACCACTTAATTCGGCGGAGAAGACTAGTAAGACGGTGGATTGCTGAGGGTTACTCCAGGGATAACCATGAAGAATCGGCAGAGATGGTTGGCGAGGAGCATTTCAATGACCTCGTTGATCTGAGAATAATCCAGCAGTCATCCCTGTTGGGTATGGATGACACAAGGATGGACTTTTGCCAAGTCAATGGCTTCTTTCGTGAGTACATTGTCTCACACCAAATGGAAGGGAACCTTGTGCTTGAACTTAGGGGCAATTGTGTGTTAACCTCCCAACGCACGGGGCGCCATCTTGCTATATCTGAAAACTGGGTCAGAGATAGAATTGTGTTTGAGAGCATTGACTTCTCTCGGCTCAGGTCACTAACAGTGTTTGGAAAATGGAAATCCTTCTTCATTTATCAAGGTATGAAGCTGCTGCGGGTGCTTGATCTAGAAGATGCATCAGAAGTAGAGCATAGTGATCTCAAGAAGATGGTGAAGTTCATGTGTCGCCTCAAGTTTCTCTCACTGAGAGGACACCATGAAATCAAGCATCTGCCGAGTTCAATAGGTGATCTGAGGCAGCTCGAGAGTCTTGATGTCAGACACACCTCCATACTCACCCTGCCAGAGAGCATCATCAAGTTACAGAAGCTGCAATACATCCGTGCAGGCACCAAGGCGCCCTCAAGGAAAACACCAACACCACATCATTTACTGTCCCAGCTGTCCAGTTACTGCAGCGGTCGTCAGCCAGTTGGTGTTGTGGTGCCTCCAGGGATCGGGAAACTGACGGCATTGCACACTCTTGGTGTTATCAATGTCCGTGCCTCAGGGACAAAGGCCGTCCTAGAGGATGCCAAGAAGCTCACCCACTTGCGTAAGCTTGGAGTGTCTGGCATCAATAAGAATAACAGCAACAAGTTTTTCCTTGCAATCTCAGATATTTTGCAGTTGGAATCACTTTCAGTGCAGATCGAGGACAACAATGAAAGCTGTTTGAATGGTACAGCGCTACCTTTGGAGAGCCTGCGGAGCCTGAAACTTTATGGGCTTGGAGACCGGTTGCCGGACTGGAGAGCACAGCTCACCAAGCTCACAAAGATGGATTTGGAAATAGCCAAATTAACAGAAGATCATGTCTCCATGCAACCGGAAGGAAGAAGGGAGCACACTAGTGGCGTTATCAAGTTCCTAAGTGAGCTACCAGGATTATGTATTCTACGTCTTCGTGTCCATCATCTTCAGGATAATCAGCTTGATGTGTCTATCATttataatgacctagagttagacTCTTTTGAGAAATTGAAGATCTTCGAGATTGCTTGCAGCTTCAGCTCAAAGGTTACTTTTGGAGAGAAAACAATGAAAAAACTTGAGCAGCTGAAGTTTGAATGCTGCAGTGGGTCGACTTTCTTTGGCCTGGAGTATCTGGCTGAACTCAAGGAAGTATTGCTTAAGGGTGCAAGGGACGAACAACTGATGTCTGAAATCAACGCAAAACTTGAGAACCACCCAAAGGTAAAGAAACCTGTTGTGAAGCTGGAGGAAAAACCCTCGTCGTCCTGA
- the LOC109774266 gene encoding uncharacterized protein translates to MLSISLEVLRKKKAASMSSSCSLHLDNKGNDRVVFLLVANSPSRYLAKDPLCGVVPPRCIYTLTLTMCNNKQQALSMPSIDSGADYFTLHSVVVGQYELDKDTISAEYEEFFKKTKEEAGHEVQEVALNVICCQQQADCGTSSDSEPTGPTVEIITKADALEVSSMDVHPIEPWIMTTHRVGSLRVWNYKTMAMLKSIQDVTDEPVNVAKFVVREKWIVAGDRNGCIHVHNYEENEEVESFCAHSSCITTLAVHPTDPFVFSSSNDAGHLIKLWNWDNDWECKEFHGHVGTVTQVTFNPNDSNSFASASKDGTVKIWSICSDDPSKIITLKLDEHGLCVDYFTRNNQQHLIVGCNDKTAQIWKLETKERVHELESHTNLISAANLHPELPILITGSFDGTVRIWNSITYKLENVIGFHLGAVYAFGCMKGSRRIVVGCHQGIAMMDISLP, encoded by the exons ATGTTGTCAATATCGTTGGAAGTGCTGAGAAAAAAGAAGGCGGCTTCGATGTCTTCTAGCTGCTCGCTGCATCTAGATAACAAGGGAAACGACCGCGTCGTGTTCCTGCTTGTGGCCAACAGCCCCAGTAGGTACCTGGCAAAGGATCCACTCTGTGGCGTTGTGCCGCCAAGGTGTATCTACACCCTCACTCTAACAATGTGCAATAATAAGCAGCAGGCATTGTCGATGCCGTCGATAGATAGCGGTGCCGACTACTTCACACTGCATAGCGTTGTGGTGGGCCAATATGAGCTCGACAAAGATACCATCTCTGCTGAGTACGAAGAATTTTTCAAGAAAACCAAAGAGGAGGCCGGGCATGAGGTACAAGAGGTGGCGTTGAATGTTATCTGTTGTCAACAACAAGCTGATTGTGGGACATCATCTGATTCTGAG CCAACTGGGCCCACAGTTGAG ATCATAACCAAGGCAGATGCTCTGGAAGTTTCGTCCATGGATGTGCATCCAATTGAACCTTG GATTATGACAACGCATCGCGTGGGGAGCCTTCGTGTTTGGAACTACAAGACAATG GCAATGCTGAAGTCAATTCAAGACGTCACAGATGAACCAG TAAATGTGGCTAAATTTGTCGTACGTGAGAAATGGATTGTTGCTGGTGATCGCAACGGGTGCATCCATGTGCACAACtatgaagaaaatgaagaagtagAGAGCTTTTGTGCTCACAGTAGTTGCATCACAACTTTGGCTGTGCATCCAACGGATCCATTTGTGTTTTCTTCATCTAATGATGCTGGTCACCTGATCAAGCTTTGGAACTGGGACAATGATTGGGAATGCAAAGAATTTCATGGACACGTTGGCACAGTGACGCAAGTAACCTTTAACCCAAATGACTCCAATAGTTTTGCTAGTGCTTCCAAGGATGGCACTGTCAAG ATCTGGAGTATTTGTTCCGATGACCCCAGTAAGATCATCACATTGAAATTGGATGAGCATGGGCTCTGTGTTGACTACTTCACACGCAATAATCAACAACATCTGATCGTGGGATGTAATGACAAGACCGCACAG ATATGGAAATTGGAGACGAAAGAGCGTGTACATGAGCTAGAATCGCATACAAACCTTATTAGTGCCGCCAATTTGCACCCGGAACTTCCAATATTAATCACAGGTTCATTTGATGGGACTGTACGCATATGGAACTCCATTACCTACAA GCTTGAGAACGTAATTGGTTTCCACCTCGGGGCAGTTTATGCTTTTGGATGTATGAAAGGCTCAAGAAG GATCGTGGTCGGGTGTCACCAGGGAATAGCAATGATGGACATTTCTTTGCCTTAA
- the LOC109774267 gene encoding disease resistance protein Pik-2 isoform X1 encodes MADLVVGMAKSVVDGALTKAQAAIEEDTKLRQSAQRNLVFITGEFQMMKSFLNIADSERLKNPVVRTWVLQIRELAYDVEDCIEFVVHLDKKNRWWLRVLKPASWFLRPCVDLSRLLSLDLAVVELEQLKARVEDVSSRNARYSLINSDSVSKPATTAAQPASGDTVGMMAVNRLIQAANTDREELNITRLLPKKDHDLGVISIWGTGVGDLGMPSIAWNTYTDKETCKNFVWRAWVKLTHPFDPQEFIHSLTAQFHANSCKEEPASSPGGRKKMEDDFKQLLTENRYLVVLEDLSTVAEWAAIKRFFPKEKNGSCIILSTQQFEVASLSVGHPYQVLHLNQLSAADHSVYAFFTEESQYDGDRGMTSQTGQAGNSCKRAAANRWIYEHPLVGRELDMKDLDRNVITTRGRSYQVMSVWGFTGVGKSALVMNTYCKEILKGDFQKYAWVDVSHPFNLWDFSRTLLSSFGSRKLQDSEHTHLYSMGSQNPIPQCREILTQQTCLVIIDGLQSTIEWDLIKAELVSGSNRRNVIIIVTTEQEIATYCRGDKGHLVLNVKGLEADTAVELFEKVSKKGKVAEIGELTSICGGLPKVIVEIAGSFAKNTDRWKDALSNNKKFMLELENNGEFLSLRGLLDWMNSSFRNYADSLKSCILYLPVFPRNHLIRRRRLVRRWIAEGYSRDNHEESAEMVGEEHFNDLVDLRIIQQSSLLGMDDTRMDFCQVNGFFREYIVSHQMEGNLVLELRGNCVLTSQRTGRHLAISENWVRDRIVFESIDFSRLRSLTVFGKWKSFFIYQGMKLLRVLDLEDASEVEHSDLKKMVKFMCRLKFLSLRGHHEIKHLPSSIGDLRQLESLDVRHTSILTLPESIIKLQKLQYIRAGTKAPSRKTPTPHHLLSQLSSYCSGRQPVGVVVPPGIGKLTALHTLGVINVRASGTKAVLEDAKKLTHLRKLGVSGINKNNSNKFFLAISDILQLESLSVQIEDNNESCLNGTALPLESLRSLKLYGLGDRLPDWRAQLTKLTKMDLEIAKLTEDHVSMQPEGRREHTSGVIKFLSELPGLCILRLRVHHLQDNQLDVSIIYNDLELDSFEKLKIFEIACSFSSKVTFGEKTMKKLEQLKFECCSGSTFFGLEYLAELKEVLLKGARDEQLMSEINAKLENHPKVKKPVVKLEEKPSSS; translated from the exons ATGGCGGACCTTGTGGTTGGCATGGCTAAGTCGGTGGTGGATGGGGCGCTGACCAAGGCCCAGGCGGCGATCGAGGAGGATACAAAGCTGCGGCAGAGCGCCCAGCGTAACCTGGTGTTCATCACTGGCGAGTTCCAGATGATGAAATCATTTCTCAACATCGCTGACAGCGAGCGCCTGAAAAATCCGGTGGTGAGGACGTGGGTGTTGCAGATCCGCGAGCTGGCCTACGACGTGGAGGACTGCATCGAGTTCGTCGTCCACCTCGACAAGAAGAACCGCTGGTGGCTCCGCGTCCTCAAACCTGCGAGCTGGTTCCTCAGGCCCTGCGTGGATCTGAGTCGGCTGCTATCACTCGACTTGGCAGTCGTCGAGCTTGAACAGCTCAAGGCTAGGGTGGAGGATGTCAGCAGCAGGAACGCGCGTTACAGCCTCATCAACAGTGACTCCGTGTCCAAGCCGGCCACCACCGCGGCTCAACCGGCTTCCGGCGATACCGTCGGCATGATGGCAGTCAACAGGCTCATTCAGGCAGCGAACACTGACCGAGAGGAGCTAAATATCACCCGCCTACTCCCCAAGAAAGACCATGACCTCGGAGTGATTTCGATCTGGGGTACCGGGGTTGGTGATCTTGGCATGCCATCCATCGCCTGGAACACCTACACTGATAAAGAGACCTGCAAAAACTTCGTCTGGCGTGCCTGGGTGAAGCTGACGCATCCGTTTGATCCCCAAGAGTTCATCCATTCTTTGACGGCTCAGTTCCATGCAAACTCTTGCAAAGAGGAACCAGCATCATCCCCTGGTGGCCGAAAGAAGATGGAGGACGACTTCAAGCAGCTTCTCACGGAGAATAGGTACCTAGTTGTGCTGGAAGACCTTTCCACTGTGGCAGAGTGGGCTGCTATCAAGAGGTTCTTTCCAAAGGAGAAGAATGGAAGCTGCATCATCTTGTCCACGCAGCAATTCGAGGTGGCAAGCTTGTCTGTGGGACATCCATACCAAGTATTGCATCTGAACCAGCTGTCAGCTGCTGACCACTCTGTCTATGCCTTCTTTACGGAG GAATCTCAGTACGATGGAGATAGAGGCATGACCAGCCAAACTGGGCAAGCAGGCAACAGCTGTAAAAGAGCAGCAGCCAACAGGTGGATTTACGAGCATCCTCTTGTTGGGCGTGAGTTAGATATGAAGGATCTTGACAGAAATGTAATTACCACCCGAGGTAGAAGCTACCAAGTTATGTCCGTGTGGGGATTTACTGGGGTTGGAAAATCAGCTCTCGTCATGAACACGTACTGCAAGGAAATTCTTAAGGGCGACTTTCAGAAGTATGCTTGGGTGGATGTATCACATCCTTTCAATTTATGGGACTTCTCTCGAACCTTACTTTCTAGTTTTGGTTCTAGAAAACTTCAAGACAGTGAGCATACACACTTGTATTCGATGGGAAGCCAAAATCCCATTCCACAGTGTCGTGAGATTCTGACGCAGCAAACATGCCTGGTTATTATTGATGGACTGCAGTCCACAATAGAATGGGATCTCATAAAAGCTGAGTTGGTGTCGGGATCTAATCGTCGGAACGTTATCATCATCGTTACAACTGAACAAGAAATCGCCACTTATTGCCGCGGAGATAAGGGACACTTGGTGCTTAATGTCAAAGGTCTAGAAGCCGACACAGCTGTTGAACTCTTCGAGAAG GTATCCAAGAAGGGTAAAGTGGCAGAGATAGGAGAACTTACTTCAATATGTGGAGGACTTCCCAAAGTAATAGTTGAGATAGCTGGCTCATTCGCCAAAAACACAGATCGATGGAAAGATGCACTTTCTAACAATAAAAAATTTATGCTAGAGCTAGAGAACAATGGAGAGTTTCTCAGTCTAAGGGGTCTACTGGATTGGATGAATTCGTCCTTCCGCAATTACGCAGATTCTCTCAAGTCGTGTATCTTATATTTACCAGTTTTCCCCAGAAACCACTTAATTCGGCGGAGAAGACTAGTAAGACGGTGGATTGCTGAGGGTTACTCCAGGGATAACCATGAAGAATCGGCAGAGATGGTTGGCGAGGAGCATTTCAATGACCTCGTTGATCTGAGAATAATCCAGCAGTCATCCCTGTTGGGTATGGATGACACAAGGATGGACTTTTGCCAAGTCAATGGCTTCTTTCGTGAGTACATTGTCTCACACCAAATGGAAGGGAACCTTGTGCTTGAACTTAGGGGCAATTGTGTGTTAACCTCCCAACGCACGGGGCGCCATCTTGCTATATCTGAAAACTGGGTCAGAGATAGAATTGTGTTTGAGAGCATTGACTTCTCTCGGCTCAGGTCACTAACAGTGTTTGGAAAATGGAAATCCTTCTTCATTTATCAAGGTATGAAGCTGCTGCGGGTGCTTGATCTAGAAGATGCATCAGAAGTAGAGCATAGTGATCTCAAGAAGATGGTGAAGTTCATGTGTCGCCTCAAGTTTCTCTCACTGAGAGGACACCATGAAATCAAGCATCTGCCGAGTTCAATAGGTGATCTGAGGCAGCTCGAGAGTCTTGATGTCAGACACACCTCCATACTCACCCTGCCAGAGAGCATCATCAAGTTACAGAAGCTGCAATACATCCGTGCAGGCACCAAGGCGCCCTCAAGGAAAACACCAACACCACATCATTTACTGTCCCAGCTGTCCAGTTACTGCAGCGGTCGTCAGCCAGTTGGTGTTGTGGTGCCTCCAGGGATCGGGAAACTGACGGCATTGCACACTCTTGGTGTTATCAATGTCCGTGCCTCAGGGACAAAGGCCGTCCTAGAGGATGCCAAGAAGCTCACCCACTTGCGTAAGCTTGGAGTGTCTGGCATCAATAAGAATAACAGCAACAAGTTTTTCCTTGCAATCTCAGATATTTTGCAGTTGGAATCACTTTCAGTGCAGATCGAGGACAACAATGAAAGCTGTTTGAATGGTACAGCGCTACCTTTGGAGAGCCTGCGGAGCCTGAAACTTTATGGGCTTGGAGACCGGTTGCCGGACTGGAGAGCACAGCTCACCAAGCTCACAAAGATGGATTTGGAAATAGCCAAATTAACAGAAGATCATGTCTCCATGCAACCGGAAGGAAGAAGGGAGCACACTAGTGGCGTTATCAAGTTCCTAAGTGAGCTACCAGGATTATGTATTCTACGTCTTCGTGTCCATCATCTTCAGGATAATCAGCTTGATGTGTCTATCATttataatgacctagagttagacTCTTTTGAGAAATTGAAGATCTTCGAGATTGCTTGCAGCTTCAGCTCAAAGGTTACTTTTGGAGAGAAAACAATGAAAAAACTTGAGCAGCTGAAGTTTGAATGCTGCAGTGGGTCGACTTTCTTTGGCCTGGAGTATCTGGCTGAACTCAAGGAAGTATTGCTTAAGGGTGCAAGGGACGAACAACTGATGTCTGAAATCAACGCAAAACTTGAGAACCACCCAAAGGTAAAGAAACCTGTTGTGAAGCTGGAGGAAAAACCCTCGTCGTCCTGA